One genomic window of Providencia hangzhouensis includes the following:
- a CDS encoding DMSO/selenate family reductase complex B subunit, whose protein sequence is MTTQYGFYIDSARCTGCKTCELACKDYKNLSPAVNFRRIYEYAGGDWQEDNGVWHQNVFSYYLSISCNHCEDPACVKVCPSGAMHKREDGFVVVDESVCIGCRYCHMACPYGAPQFDSEKGHMTKCDGCYERVAVGKKPICAESCPLRALDFGPIDELREKHGNLAEIAPLPEAHYTKPNIVIKPNANSRPVNDTTGHLANPREV, encoded by the coding sequence ATGACAACACAATATGGTTTTTATATTGATTCTGCACGGTGCACGGGATGTAAAACTTGTGAATTAGCGTGTAAGGACTACAAAAATTTATCTCCTGCGGTGAATTTTAGGCGCATTTATGAATATGCGGGGGGAGATTGGCAAGAAGATAACGGTGTGTGGCATCAAAACGTATTTAGTTATTATTTGTCGATTTCATGTAACCACTGTGAAGACCCTGCTTGTGTGAAAGTGTGCCCAAGTGGCGCGATGCACAAACGTGAAGATGGCTTTGTCGTTGTGGATGAAAGTGTGTGTATTGGTTGCCGCTATTGCCATATGGCCTGCCCATACGGTGCGCCGCAATTTGATAGCGAAAAAGGGCATATGACCAAGTGCGATGGTTGTTATGAACGTGTTGCCGTCGGTAAAAAACCGATTTGTGCCGAGTCTTGTCCACTGCGTGCATTAGACTTTGGTCCTATTGATGAGTTACGTGAGAAACATGGCAATTTGGCAGAGATTGCGCCACTACCAGAAGCGCACTATACCAAGCCCAATATTGTCATTAAACCCAATGCCAATAGTCGCCCTGTCAATGATACGACAGGCCATTTAGCCAATCCTCGGGAGGTATAA
- a CDS encoding DMSO/selenate family reductase complex A subunit has protein sequence MSKALSEGVLQSEISRRKLMQTSTVGGLALASGALSLPFNSVADISEITPKTAIPEEKIVWSACTVNCGSRCPLRMHIVDGEIKYVETDNTGDDVYGNKHQVKACLRGRSMRRRVYNPDRLKYPMLRVGARGEGKFKQISWDEAYDLISDNLKRIIADYGNEAVYLNYGTGTLGGTVARSWPPANSPIARLMNCMGGYLNHYGTYSTAQISCAMPYTYGSGAGNSVSDIENSKLVVLFGNNPAETRMSGGGITYQLEQARERSNARMIVIDPRYTDTAAGREDEWIPIRPGTDAALVAGIAHVLITEDMVDQPFLDQYCVGYDEKTLPADAPKNSHYKAYILGQGDDGVEKTPQWAAQITGIPADKIIKLAREIGSAKPAYISQGWGPQRHSNGEQTARAIAMLPILTGNVGINGGNTGAREGNYDIPFERMPTLKNPVKASISVFLWTDAIERGPEMTATHDGVRGKDKLDVPIKFIWNYASNSLINQHSDINKTHDILQDDKKCEMIVVIDNHMTASAKYADLVLPDCTASEQMDFCLDGAASNMGYVIFASQAIEPRFESKTVYEMCTQIARRMGVEEKFTEGRTQEEWLRHLYEISRQKLPELPDFETFQQQGIYKKMNPQGHVVAHKAFREDPIANPLNTPSGKIEIYSSQLADIAKTWTLAEGDLISALPMYSPGFESHDDKLTEKYPLQLSGFHYKSRVHSTYGNIDVLKAACLQEMWINPIDAKRRNIKDGDIVRIYNDRGEVQIAAKVTPRIIPGVVAMGEGAWYAPDENKVDHGGSLNVLTTQRPSPLAKGNPQHSNLVEVVRV, from the coding sequence GCACTTGCAAGTGGAGCGCTAAGTTTACCTTTTAATAGTGTTGCTGATATCAGTGAAATCACACCCAAAACAGCCATACCTGAAGAAAAAATAGTTTGGAGCGCATGTACCGTTAACTGTGGGAGTCGCTGCCCACTGCGTATGCATATTGTTGATGGTGAAATAAAATATGTCGAAACCGACAACACCGGCGATGATGTTTACGGAAATAAGCATCAAGTTAAGGCCTGTCTACGTGGGCGCTCAATGCGCCGTCGTGTCTATAACCCTGACCGCTTGAAATACCCGATGTTGCGCGTTGGGGCACGTGGTGAAGGTAAATTCAAACAAATTAGTTGGGATGAAGCCTACGATTTAATCAGCGATAATCTAAAACGGATTATTGCCGATTATGGCAATGAAGCGGTGTATTTGAACTATGGAACTGGCACATTAGGTGGCACAGTCGCACGTTCATGGCCGCCAGCGAATTCACCTATCGCCCGTTTGATGAACTGCATGGGCGGCTATTTAAACCATTACGGTACCTATAGTACAGCACAAATCAGCTGTGCGATGCCTTATACCTATGGTAGTGGGGCAGGTAATAGCGTTTCCGATATCGAAAACTCCAAGTTGGTGGTTCTGTTCGGAAACAACCCTGCCGAAACCCGTATGAGCGGTGGTGGGATCACTTATCAATTAGAGCAAGCGCGTGAGCGTTCTAATGCAAGAATGATAGTGATCGACCCGCGTTATACCGATACTGCTGCTGGACGAGAAGATGAGTGGATCCCGATCCGCCCCGGAACAGATGCTGCATTAGTGGCAGGAATCGCCCATGTATTGATCACTGAAGATATGGTTGATCAACCCTTCTTAGACCAATATTGCGTGGGTTATGATGAGAAAACGCTACCCGCAGATGCTCCGAAAAATAGCCACTACAAGGCATATATTTTAGGGCAAGGGGATGACGGTGTAGAAAAAACACCACAATGGGCTGCACAAATCACCGGTATTCCTGCTGATAAAATCATCAAATTAGCACGTGAAATTGGTTCCGCAAAACCTGCTTATATTAGCCAAGGTTGGGGGCCACAACGCCATTCGAACGGCGAGCAAACCGCACGTGCGATTGCGATGTTACCGATTTTAACCGGTAATGTTGGTATAAATGGGGGAAATACGGGGGCTCGTGAAGGGAACTATGATATTCCATTTGAGCGGATGCCAACATTAAAAAATCCAGTCAAAGCAAGTATTTCCGTATTTTTATGGACTGATGCGATAGAGCGCGGCCCTGAAATGACTGCAACTCATGATGGGGTAAGAGGTAAAGATAAACTGGATGTTCCGATTAAGTTTATTTGGAACTACGCCAGCAACAGTTTAATCAATCAACACTCTGATATTAATAAAACGCATGACATTCTTCAGGATGATAAAAAATGCGAAATGATAGTAGTGATTGATAACCATATGACGGCTTCAGCGAAATATGCGGATTTAGTCCTGCCAGATTGTACCGCGTCTGAACAGATGGATTTTTGCTTGGATGGTGCCGCTAGTAATATGGGCTATGTGATTTTCGCTAGCCAAGCCATTGAACCACGTTTTGAGAGCAAAACGGTGTATGAAATGTGTACACAAATCGCACGCCGTATGGGGGTTGAAGAGAAATTTACCGAAGGGCGAACCCAAGAAGAGTGGCTACGCCATTTGTATGAAATTTCACGACAGAAGTTACCTGAGCTACCTGATTTTGAGACATTCCAGCAGCAAGGGATTTACAAAAAAATGAACCCACAAGGGCATGTCGTGGCACACAAAGCTTTCCGCGAAGACCCAATTGCGAACCCATTAAATACCCCGTCAGGAAAGATTGAGATCTATTCATCACAATTAGCGGATATCGCGAAAACATGGACGCTAGCGGAAGGTGATTTGATATCAGCACTCCCAATGTATTCCCCAGGCTTTGAAAGCCATGATGATAAGCTCACCGAAAAATATCCACTGCAATTGAGTGGCTTCCACTATAAATCGCGCGTTCACTCCACTTACGGCAACATTGATGTGCTTAAGGCTGCTTGTTTACAAGAGATGTGGATCAACCCTATTGATGCAAAACGTCGCAATATTAAAGATGGTGACATAGTGCGTATTTACAACGATAGAGGGGAAGTGCAGATCGCTGCCAAAGTGACTCCACGCATTATCCCAGGGGTTGTTGCAATGGGGGAAGGGGCTTGGTACGCACCTGATGAAAACAAGGTGGACCATGGTGGTAGCCTAAACGTCCTGACGACTCAACGCCCGTCACCGTTAGCGAAAGGTAATCCGCAACACAGTAATTTGGTTGAAGTGGTAAGGGTATAG